The window AACATAAGTATAGAAATCTAATTTAAGGAGATCCTTGAAATCCTATTGCAGTTTGAAGCATATCATGGTAAAACTGTTTGACCTTAATGAAGTAGTATAAAATGCATAGAGGGTAATACCAGTCAAAGCATATAATGGTAACTTGTGGAAGATTACAGAAACATTGCATCTTGATGGTGATTGTCTTTTAGCTGttaaaatgattatattttcttttctttagtaGCTTGGGGTTTATAGAATGGAACAACTAATAAATCcaatataaaaatagattatGAAAAACAGATTTTAGACTCTGAACTTACTATGTGCCAACAACTCTTTTGGTACTTCCTCGAGTTTGATCTACTCCAAAAATCCTTGCCATgccaaaatctgaaatttttGGGTTCATATCACCATCTAACAAAACATTGCTGGCTTTTAGATCACGGTGTATAACTTTGAGCGGAGAATCTTCATGAAGGTAAAGAATCCCTCGAGCTATTCGTCCAATAATCTTATACCGTCTTGACCAATCCAGTTGTCCTTGTTTATCAGGGTCTATGTTTTAATCAAAACAAATGTTAAAGTTAGAATGAAGTATTGGTgaactaatattttaaaaaaaatggaactcgGGAATTTGATTCGTGAGATTTAAACACAATTTGATTCCATTTCAGGAACTTAAATTGACGAGTAGAAGTAAAGTCAGGATGTGGCAGACCAAACAGAAAGTGGTCAAGGCTTTTGTTGGGCACATATTCATAGACAAGTATCTTCTCTTCCCCTTCCAAGCAAAATCCCAATAACCTCACTAGGTTTCTGTGTTGAAGCTTGGCTACCAATACAACCTCATTCTTGAATTCTACTGCGCCTTGTGCAGAGCTTCTAGATAGCCTCTTTATAGCAATTTCTTTTCCGCTAGAAAGTGTACCCTGATAACATGCAAGAGGCATTTAAATTTTTGGGAAAAATGCTTACTTTCAAGTGCATCTGAATTTTGATCATAGCAGGCTACATAACCAACCACATTTATAGAGTTCTACCTTGTACACATCACCAAATCCACCTTCACCAATCTTGTTATCATCAGAGAAGTTATTTGTAGTAGCTTCAAGTGTGCCAAAATCAAATTGCAATGACTGCACAGTGGTGATATCATTCTCAACTGCAAGCAGAAAAAGAGTTCTAACAAATTTGTTGAATATAAATTGTAAATAACATTGCTACAACAAGAAACAGAGGGTCCTTCGGATCAGGTATTAATATTTCACCTTTTTCCTCTTCTGTAGAATTGTATTTCTTCTTTGCTTTCCTGCATATGAAACAGTAGCATAGAATAGAAAAGATCACCACAGAGAGAATATTGGAATAACTATGATGATAATTGTTTGTGAAGatattccaccttttcctcttTAGCCAAcaatagcagaggaagccagaAATTATCAATGTGCCCGCTACTGGAACAATGATAGCAATTAGAAGTTGGGAAGAGTTTCCCTTTTTACCTATACAAGACGAAGAAATATTGTCATGCTTAGGGAGGATGGATTTAGAATCCATGCCAATGCTTAAaaatagggggaaaaaaaagagtaatatTGTACAATCCCATAATTAGAATTCATGATGTAAGTATGATATAGATAATCTTAAAATTAGTCAATTTCACTTTGATAAATCTCTAGGAAGGCTCTGCAACTggcatatttaaaatattttatatctgaAATCACATTTACCAATTTTTATCAAACAGAATTTTAAGGTATTTTGTTTTGCTTGCAAATATTTTCTCTTACCATTAAATTTGAGTTCTAATTTAGTGGATGCATGACAAAAATCAGCTCAATGAAGATATTATAACCACTTTGAGTCCATTTATATTGAACTCTGGCTTGTGAAGAAGGAAGTAACAAAGATCCAAAGCTTAGTCcgtttattatatttaatatttgtagACTGGACTAGAAAACGCAAACCATGACTGCTGGGTTGGCTTAATGCACACAACACTACAACAGTGAGATCACGTTGTTGCTCTTCTATCAACTCCAAGTTCATGGTGATTTGTCTCTGTTTAAGTTGTACAATCTTTTAAGTTTTTGGACATGGTCAGGATTCAGGAGTATTGTCACAGTTCAAAATATTTTGCCGAAATTTCCGAATAGAAGGGACTAAAAAAGTGGTCTTTTTATGATTAAGATGCTTCCAAAGAAGTAGGAGAACAGATCAACAAATATTGCTTAGATTCAGAGGCTGTATTATTACCTGGAGGTGACAGAGGTGACAGAGGTGAAGGTGCAGGTGGTGTAGCTGCTGCTAAGTCCCCATAGAATGGATGCAACTCGTACCTGAAGTTGCAGCTGGGAACTAGAATCCTGCCCCCTTGCTTCCCAAGGCAACAATTGGTAATACGAGAAAGAATATTCTCGAGGCACGTACTACAATTACTGCCGGATAAATCTGGTGTGCACTGCACCAAGCCATATATCTTGGTGGACGCATTAAAATTTGCTTCTCCAGTCTCAAACATGTCCCTCTCAAAAGAATTATGGGTAGCCTTTTCAATCAAACCCACCATGGTTTCATTCACAATCTGATCAAACCTATCTGGGTCCTCCATATCGAGTGAGTCAAAACTAATCAAACTTGGCCTTTCTTCCATGATTGAGAAGATTGATCGATTGGAGTACCGAAACATGCACTGGTCGTACCAACTTAGTGCCTCTTTTCTGTTGGGACACTTGGTCAGGATCTCTTGACTTGCAGTCTGGACGCAGTCCTGGCATACTGCATCTGTGACATCTCCCCGGCATAAGTAGAGGCCATATACCATGTCTGGCGCTTGGCCTGCGGTCGTGTTGTGGAATTTGCGGCCGTTAAGTATTGTAGCATCTGACGACAGGGAAGTGAGGAGGAGGTTGAGGCTACTCTGGTAAGTGCTATTGGGGACATAGTTGGAATTTTCAGTACAAAATTTGTAGAGGAGGGTAGGCTTTGGGCTTCCATGGATgataagagaagaaagaaagaagagtaGCACAATTGTTCGTTCTGAGAGGATTGCCATGTCTTTTTGTTATCTCGGAGAAAACTGAGGAGAGAGTGAAGAATCATGGTATTCTCCCAGATATGCTTCTGATATACCTAGAAATAAAACTATAGCAACTGGGgttgttttgaaaatttgaacaaACCATGTATGGGCTTGGTCTATGAAACACTTTAATTCCTTGGCTTTCTGTTGCTTCATCAATCAGATCCAGTCCCCATATCAGGAGGAAAAGGGAGTTCTAGAAGCACATCCTTACCCGTCTCAAGACGGTTGTGCCCTGCCCTTCAAGTCAACGCAcgaatttggaaaataatggaaaataagaaaaagtacTAGAGACATGATGCCGCCTGCAGTGGAAGGAAGAATTCGAAAGCAGAGTCATCGCATCAGTTAATGTGATTTATAGCATTGAGTCATCGCATCAGTTAAGGTGATTTATAGCATTGGTCATCCATTAAGTCTATGTGGACTTTTAAGCACTGAAGATAAGGTCTGCGTTTGTTATCCATTTCGCTTGGTGTAGACGGGAGaaaagtgtgtgtgtgtgtttttttttttaatgaagaatTCTTGtgattcttttttgtttattttattgtgATACCTGTTGATGCTAAGTCAAGCGAAAGAAacacttctcctttgttcctgcaaaagatgtccagaCACACCCTCCAAAGCTCAAGTCAAATGAGTAGTTAGAGAGAGTGTCCCCTTTTTTTAGAAGCTTAGGAAAGAATGGATTAAAATACTCCCCCCTCTTGCCTTTGGGTCGTAGGAATGCTTTTATAGTGTTTGGAGTCTTGTCACATCTATGCTGAGATGGCTTCTTGACTTTCGTAGTCATGATGGCAGCATAGAGGATGGCAGAGCAATCATCATCCTTCAGGCGGCTAATAGAGATTGCTAGTGGGACGACCTGGTGGCTAGCCTATCACCTCAGTCTGCGGGTGGCATGGTGCATAGCGTAGCAAGTCGCTTGAAAGGACATGGAGACGTCTTGTCAAGCGTACTTCTGGCGGGGATAAGAATGATTGCTCGTGGGAGCTAGTTAGTGAACCTGCTTGGAGCGCATCATGCACTCTTAGAGGAACACAAGGTAGCCGGCCATTGATACTTAGGGGCCGGATTGGGCGTTCCAACTTATTTGCGCTTTTCTAGATAGAGATGGAGGGATGCCACATGTCTAATAGAAGGGTGTTGTGTGGGGCCAAGGCAATCTGCCATGTGGTCACAAAAGGGATGTCCTTACAATGCCCCCTTTTAACCCAGTCATTTCGTCTGGTCAGAAAAGGCGagttaaaacatttttcaaacccCTATAATGACCTCACAACATGTGGCATCTAGGATGGGCATTTATGGTGGGACACCGTTATTGAAGTTGTTGCCAGGTAGCATGTCGCCTCAAGTGGTGCGTTTTTGAGTGCCATGCCTTTTGGGGTTTCTAGCGAATTTGCCTCTATAAATAGGGAATTAATCCCTAGGGTGCACACTTCTCTTGATCGAGCAGCAGGTTTCTCTGAGTTGCTCTAGTGGTACAACTGGAATCGATCAGTTCATTCGGTAGAAATCCAGAGAAAACGCCTAAGTTTTCAAATGCTTCTGCATCTGCACTTTATTAGACTGTCCCCCGTCATCCATCAGCAGCAACATTTTACTCAACACTTTTGACTCCGCCAAGTGACTGCTTCAGAATTGAGGTCAACACCAACCCGTGAGTTTTCAGATcctttattagtagagacttaattatagggcttagaggagtGTTACAGTTTATTATCGTATCTTCCCGATAGGTAATTTGACTCCCAAACTCAAACTCGATTTTTACtatcttttatttcttattttatttttcttttaaaaataaaacaaaaataagtgacgactctaagtcttttttaaaaatcaatttttcataaataaaaagcacGTCTTGAACAAAAAATTGTAATCGGAAAAAGCTTCAACTATTTGTTTCAATGGTAAAAAATAACGATATTgctatataatatttatttattcattgcTATTTTAGAGGATGATTTGTGCTAATGTTAAATGTAACATCAAGTTCCCATATTTATTGTTTCAATGGATGTTTTGTTTCATGCCTGTAAAGCTATTGGCTCCaactttctatatatttttttgcttaGGGAGCACCTAAGAATGGAAATCGGtattttctacaattttttaaaataataataattattttgaaatatatcattacaaatttgttgtttaaaaaataaatacaaacatCATATGCTACTTATGACTGCATTAAatattactcttttttttttgtatatatattttttatattgaacttgtctttcaaattataaacaatttttatattcaactcATCCTTTAAACAATTTCAGTTTTTACATTTAACtcgtatttttaattaaaaaattacttcatcttttttaatactttaaactCATCCTTCAAAATATCTGGAATTCCACATGTACTCTATAAAAGAGTCCAATCTTCTATTTTAACTAATAGCTTTCAAGAgggtatgttttttatttaaaaaagtcaAAACTCTATAGACAAATGTGAAACATTCTTCCTTTCATTTACTGTCAACCATGAATGAGTAAAAAAGGAGGTTAATGCATGTGCCAAATCATCGAGTGTATTATTCTGTTTGTGTTGAATGGGAGGTTGATCACATTTCAACCTCCTATCTTCCATTTTCGGAGTTGTAGAGCCCATAGTTAGGTCATCATTTTTCATGTTAtttaatctattttatttattttgaatattttgtatTACATAAATTATATTCATATGATTGATTCCCTTATTTCAATTCCCTACTTTTTAAAATGTTtgctatttaaaatattttaattaagtacCATTTtagtaaaccaatttaatatttggatttctttccttgttagtttcattttgtttcccttaattttttaatttgttatattgcTAAATACAATTATTGTTGTTCCACGACTTTTTGGTTGAGTTAAACTAAAGGCCACCAATTATGGCAAAAACTCAAAAACAATGGGCCGCTAATATTTTAAACCTATTTACGCCTATTTTGTTTTAACTTGCCGTTTTTATCACTAATTTCCAATATGCTTTCAGGGCTAATGCTTAGAGCATAGACTTCCACAACATTTGCCTCCTCCATTAGTTAGATTAAAGGTATTGTATGTTGGGAACATGAGTTAATCTACCTTCCTTATCTTTGTACCACCTTACCATGCAccagaaaaataaactaaaacaaaaattacacTAATgcaaaaacttttcaaatggTATGGAATCCATAACTTACGTCTTTCAAGGAACCCATATGTTaaatcatgtataatgcaaaaaGTGCTAGTTCAAAATGCTCATGTTCAAAATGAAACTTTAATCTTTattacataaataataaattcaataattgTTACatcatttaatgtttttaagggttttatcctaacaaaattcaataacttttaatattaatttcaaaagAGACACAACCACAAATATAGGTtaaattagttaatttatttgCAATTATAAGTCCATGTAATTTctacacaaataaaaaaacttgcATTTCGCTAATCCCCTACCTACCAAAGCATGACAACACTTTCAGATTAATAGAAATGCTACATAAAACTCCCCTCTAAATACAATTTCCTAACACACCTAAATCCGAGTATTAAAAACCTATAATCATTTTAGTTCACCATTCATTCCATCTATATGCAAATAAGTGACTTGTTGTTTTGTTGCCAACTAAATACGCTAAAATAATTCCTAAGTGTCCATACATGGTAACTTTTTCATGATTCATATTCCTTAAGAGAAATCATTGTTTGAACGTACTACAATTTTTCTATGATATGCTAACCATTGTTTTGCAAAGTTTGTTTTTCATCCCATGGCCAAAAGGGATGAATGAATGgatgttttttatttagttgtgttggtatgatatttttatttttgttctctaCATGGGTTGTATACTCCACAAGgggtataagattttttattctaatgtagaaatcttgtttttatttttaataaatttgttgtaaacttctattttatttttaataaatgaggTAAATGGATGGTAGCACTACCTCATTTACAAGGAGAGTAGCGGCTATTCCAACCAGCGTGTTAGCCTTTAAGTTTTATGTTTGGGGTACTCTCTCGACGACCCATTTGCCTAGTTTTGCTAAGCTATCTTGTATTAATGCGAGATAGTGAGCCATGCATTCATCCTTAGCTTCATATTCCTTCTGGATTTGCTCGATGACTAGTTGAAAATTGCTGCATATTTTCAACTTAACTGTTGATAAGGAATGGGCAAGGTCTACTACGACCAAGATTGCCTCATACTCAGCTTCGTTGTTGGAGATAGGGAATTCGAGCCATATAGCTTGCTCTAGTAGCTCCCTAGTTGGTGGTTGTAAAATTACGCCCATCCCTAAACTTGATGCCTTAGACGCTCTATCCACATGAAGCACCCACCATCCTTCCCCAGCTATAAAGTTAGCTATAAAGTCAGCCATGACTTGTCCTTTCAAAGCCAGTAGACTGATATTTGATTCCATACTCACTGAGCTCTATGGCCCACTTTAGCATTCTCCCGGACAAGTCTAGTTTATGCAAAATGCTTCTAAGCGGTTGATTCGTGAGTATATTCACTTGATGGGCTTGAAAGTATGGGCGAAGCTTTTAGGTAGCGTTTCTTAAGGCTAAAGTCGTTTGCTCCGTCTTGGAGTATCGGGTTTTTGCATCAACCATCGCTTTGCTCACGTAGTAGACGAGCCTCTATTCTTTTTCTCTTACGTGATGAAACAGGACAACACTGATCGCACAGTCAAACATGGCTAAATACATGTAAAGCTATTCACCGGATGAGGCTAGTCAGAATGGGTGGCTAGGTGAGATAGCGTTTGACTTCGTTGAATGCCCGTCTATATTCATCCGTCCAACTGGTCACGCTTGCCCCCTTAAGTGTGAGGAAGAAGGGCCTTGATTTGCATGTGAAACGGGCTATGAACGTCCCAATGCAGCTAGGCGACCCACGAAGCGTTGCAACTTCTTACTATTTGGAATAAGCATCTCAAGGACGACTTTTATTTAATCGGGGTTGACTTCAATTCCCCTTTGTGTCACCATAAACCCTAGGAATTTACCCACGTTGACACCAAAGGCGCATTTAGTAGGGTTAAGCTTCATGTTGTATGCCCTTATTAAGTGAAATGTTTCTTCTAAGTGTTGGGCGTGTTCACTTTGGGTTTTTTGTTTACCACAATATCGTCGACATAGACTTTCGCGGTCCATCCGATCAAGGGTTTGAAGATTTTTATCATCAACCTTTGATAAGTAGCGCCAACATTCTTGAGTCCAAACGACATGACCTTATAGCAATGCAGTCCATGTGGCATCGCGAAGGCCGtcttctttttgtttcattggaacatggggatttggtggtattCGAAGAATGCGTCTATGAAGGAGAGCATTCTATGTTTGACAGTGGCGTATACTATTTCATCTATTCGGGGCAACGAAAAACTATCCTTTGGTCAAACGTCATTCAAATTGGTGTAATCAACATAGACTCGCcactttcttcatttctttggAACAACCACCACGTTCGCCAACCAATTCGGATATTCAACTTCCCTGATAAACCCGGTTGTCAGCAACTTGTCCATCTCAGATTGGATGATCCTTTGCCTGTTAGGGTGGAAGTGTCGAACTTTCTGGCGGACAGGTCGTGAGGAAGGTATGACATTGAGTCGATGTGAGGCTATAGACGAATGAATTCCAGGCATGTCAAAGTGAGTCCAGGAAGGTATGGACATTTGTTTAAGTTATTTCACCATtgtagatcagacatctatggacATTTGATTCAGATTTTTACCACCATGGATTGGACATTTAGGGGCCTTTGATTTGAGTTTTATCAACACCATAggttttcatctatgggcatttgtttcaattattttacCACCATAGATTGGATATTTATGGGTCTTTCAATTGTTTCACCCTCATAGATTTTTCATCTATAGGATgggtattttagtttttttcacCACCACAAAATTTTCATCTGTAGGCCTTTGAGTTTATCACCAcctcatatttttatttgtgagCCTTTAAGTGTATCAACACCATGGATTTGTCATCTGTGGGCCCttaatttacaaaatttcaccatcatagattttcatttatgGGCATTTAAGAGTTTCACCACCATATATTAGCATCCATGGGCATTTCATTCGTATTACCATCATAGATTTTAATCTATGGGCCTTAtagtttagggtttagggtttagggtttagggtttagggtttagggtttagggtttagggtttaggggttaggggttaggggttagggtttagggtttagggtttagggtttagggtttagggtttagggtttagggtttagggtttagggtttagggtttagggtttagggtttagggtttagggtttagggtttagggtttagggttttagggtttagggtttagggtttagggtttagggtttagggtttagggtttagggtttagggtttagggtttagggtttagggtttagggtttagggtttagggtttagggtttagggtttagggtttagggtttagggtttagggtttagggttttaggtttagggtttagggtttagggtttagggtttagggttttagggtttagggtttagggtttagggtttagggtttagggtttagggtttagggtttagggtttagggtttagggtttagggtttagggtttagggtttagggtttagggtttagggtttagggtttagggtttagggtttagggtttagggtttagggtttagggtttagggtttagggtttagggtttagggtttagggtttagggtttagggtttagggtttagggtttagggtttagggtttagggtttagggtttagggtttagggtttagggtttaggggttggggttttggggtttagggtttagggtttagggtttagggtttagggtttagggtttagggtttagggtttagggtttggggtttagggtttagggtttagggtttagggtttagggtttagggtttagggtttagggtttagggtttagggtttagggtttagggtttagggtttagggtttagggtttagggtttagggtttagggtttagggtttagggtttaggggtttagggtttggggtttagggtttaggggtttggggtttagggtttagggtttagggtttagggtttaggggtttggggtttagggtttagggtttagggtttaggggtttggggtttagggtttggggtttagggtttagggtttagggtttagggtttagggtttagggtttagggtttagggtttagggtttagggtttagggtttagg of the Vitis vinifera cultivar Pinot Noir 40024 chromosome 10, ASM3070453v1 genome contains:
- the LOC100266208 gene encoding cysteine-rich receptor-like protein kinase 10, with translation MAILSERTIVLLFFLSSLIIHGSPKPTLLYKFCTENSNYVPNSTYQSSLNLLLTSLSSDATILNGRKFHNTTAGQAPDMVYGLYLCRGDVTDAVCQDCVQTASQEILTKCPNRKEALSWYDQCMFRYSNRSIFSIMEERPSLISFDSLDMEDPDRFDQIVNETMVGLIEKATHNSFERDMFETGEANFNASTKIYGLVQCTPDLSGSNCSTCLENILSRITNCCLGKQGGRILVPSCNFRYELHPFYGDLAAATPPAPSPLSPLSPPGKKGNSSQLLIAIIVPVAGTLIISGFLCYCWLKRKRKAKKKYNSTEEEKVENDITTVQSLQFDFGTLEATTNNFSDDNKIGEGGFGDVYKGTLSSGKEIAIKRLSRSSAQGAVEFKNEVVLVAKLQHRNLVRLLGFCLEGEEKILVYEYVPNKSLDHFLFDPDKQGQLDWSRRYKIIGRIARGILYLHEDSPLKVIHRDLKASNVLLDGDMNPKISDFGMARIFGVDQTRGSTKRVVGTYGYMSPEYAMHGHFSAKSDVYSFGVLVLEIISGKKNSCFYESGQTEDLLSYAWKLWRNGTPLELMDPIMGDSYARNEVIRCIHMGLLCVQEDPEDRPSMASVVLMLSSYSVTPPLPQQPAFCIGSGTRSGFPINVLKSDQSASKSTPWSVNETSISELDPR